Proteins encoded within one genomic window of Candidatus Desulfarcum epimagneticum:
- the pgi gene encoding Glucose-6-phosphate isomerase translates to MKADGKQPDISRRLRELALKMGRPGNHLSRLTAREKRLERFCVSGGGVFYDFSRQRLDEDVMALLFERAESLGVRRRFDAMVRGEKVNTTEDRPALHTAFRRFSPSRSGAPSPADGRDAGPEIEALKDSVRAFARDVHERRIKGSSGKPFKDIALVGIGGSHLGPRFVAGALEAFSETGTRLHFLSNVDAYGFEKTVRDMDPESALWVVASKSFTSVETLANHRLARSFMSDRVPDARRHFVAVTAAAERAGPDDFFRVFPIPDFVGGRYSVTSPAGGVPLSLFLGGEIFERFLKGAGEMDIHAASAPAPENAPLLAALVSTWNEAFLKYGALGIIPYADPLSGICAHVRQLHMESVGKAPAENSPGTGGPAGTVVFGEPGTNAQHSFFQMAHQGRPFPLEFIGIRKPWALKFPASYRGVAAHQELWANMIAQSLALAAGRKGEGPAAFFPGGRPSSIIVIDSLSPENIGRLLSFYEAKTVFEGFLRNVNPFDQFGVELGKKTASGIREKIRRRNETPGPANGPGATGDAEDFYIDMLFQTDPFEKGPFSGAGEEEGA, encoded by the coding sequence ATGAAAGCGGACGGTAAACAGCCGGATATTTCGCGAAGGCTTCGGGAACTCGCCTTGAAAATGGGCCGTCCCGGGAATCATTTAAGCCGCCTGACGGCCCGGGAAAAAAGGCTGGAGCGGTTTTGTGTGTCCGGCGGCGGCGTGTTTTACGATTTTTCCCGCCAGCGCCTGGACGAGGACGTCATGGCGCTTTTGTTTGAGCGGGCCGAAAGCCTGGGGGTCCGGCGGCGGTTTGACGCCATGGTCCGGGGGGAAAAGGTCAACACAACCGAGGACAGGCCCGCGCTTCACACCGCTTTCAGGAGATTTTCCCCCTCCCGGTCCGGCGCGCCTTCTCCGGCGGACGGCCGGGACGCGGGCCCTGAAATCGAGGCGCTGAAAGACTCGGTCCGGGCCTTTGCCCGGGACGTTCATGAAAGGCGGATCAAAGGCTCATCGGGAAAGCCGTTCAAAGACATCGCGCTGGTGGGGATCGGGGGATCCCATTTAGGCCCCCGATTCGTGGCCGGGGCGCTGGAGGCATTTTCCGAAACCGGGACGCGGCTTCATTTTCTTTCCAACGTGGACGCCTATGGATTTGAAAAGACCGTTCGGGACATGGATCCCGAGTCCGCGCTCTGGGTGGTGGCCTCCAAAAGCTTCACAAGCGTCGAGACCCTGGCCAATCACCGTCTGGCCCGGTCGTTTATGAGCGACAGGGTCCCGGACGCAAGACGGCATTTCGTGGCGGTCACCGCCGCGGCCGAAAGGGCCGGCCCGGACGATTTTTTTCGCGTGTTTCCCATTCCGGATTTTGTCGGTGGCCGCTACAGCGTCACATCCCCGGCGGGCGGCGTTCCATTAAGCCTTTTTTTGGGAGGTGAGATTTTCGAGCGGTTTTTAAAAGGCGCCGGGGAGATGGACATCCACGCCGCCTCGGCCCCGGCGCCGGAAAACGCCCCGCTTCTGGCGGCGCTGGTTTCCACCTGGAATGAGGCGTTTTTAAAATACGGCGCCCTGGGGATCATCCCCTACGCGGACCCCCTTTCCGGAATCTGCGCCCATGTCCGCCAGCTTCATATGGAAAGCGTCGGCAAGGCCCCGGCCGAAAACAGCCCGGGAACGGGCGGACCGGCGGGAACCGTGGTGTTCGGGGAGCCGGGGACCAACGCCCAGCATTCCTTTTTTCAAATGGCCCACCAGGGCCGGCCCTTTCCGCTGGAGTTCATCGGGATTCGAAAGCCCTGGGCCTTAAAATTCCCCGCCTCATACAGGGGGGTGGCCGCCCACCAGGAGCTTTGGGCCAATATGATCGCCCAGTCCCTGGCGCTGGCCGCCGGCCGGAAGGGCGAGGGCCCGGCCGCGTTTTTCCCGGGCGGACGGCCCTCCTCAATCATCGTCATCGACTCCCTTTCCCCGGAAAACATCGGCCGCCTGTTAAGCTTTTACGAGGCCAAAACCGTTTTCGAGGGGTTTTTGCGGAACGTCAACCCCTTTGACCAGTTCGGGGTGGAGCTGGGGAAAAAGACCGCGTCGGGGATTCGGGAGAAAATCAGGCGCCGGAACGAGACGCCCGGCCCGGCAAACGGCCCCGGCGCGACCGGGGACGCGGAGGATTTTTACATTGACATGCTGTTTCAAACGGACCCTTTTGAAAAAGGCCCTTTTTCCGGCGCGGGGGAAGAGGAGGGGGCGTGA
- a CDS encoding Polyamine ABC transporter ATP-binding protein — MDETPLIRVENLTAGYGRDVILKDVSFTVSPGEIFGVIGGSGSGKSTLLKTMIGLERAMSGRVFIAGSDVSSFGGAVFFPAMKKIGVLFQGGALISSMTIAENVALPIYEHSDLPKKHAPDMARMKLRMVGLEGFEDFFPSQLSGGMRKRAALARAMALSPDILFLDEPTAGLDPVSAAEIDALIRRVNHLMGTTVVMITHDLDSVFSMARRAAMLDKKKKGFIARGDPKELMSRRDPPEVARFFNRKQGSGEN; from the coding sequence ATGGATGAGACCCCCCTCATACGCGTGGAAAATCTGACGGCGGGCTACGGCCGCGACGTCATATTAAAGGACGTCAGCTTCACGGTTTCGCCGGGGGAGATTTTTGGGGTCATCGGGGGAAGCGGCAGCGGAAAGAGCACCCTTTTGAAAACCATGATCGGCCTGGAAAGGGCCATGTCGGGCCGGGTTTTTATCGCCGGCTCGGATGTCTCGTCCTTTGGCGGGGCTGTTTTTTTCCCGGCGATGAAAAAAATCGGGGTCCTGTTCCAGGGAGGGGCGCTGATCAGCTCCATGACCATCGCCGAAAATGTGGCCCTTCCCATTTATGAGCATTCGGACCTTCCGAAAAAACACGCGCCGGACATGGCGAGGATGAAACTGCGGATGGTGGGCCTGGAAGGTTTCGAGGATTTTTTTCCCTCCCAGCTCAGCGGGGGGATGAGAAAGCGGGCCGCGCTGGCCCGGGCCATGGCCCTGAGCCCGGATATTCTTTTTCTCGACGAGCCCACGGCCGGCCTGGACCCGGTGAGCGCCGCGGAGATTGACGCGCTGATCCGGCGCGTCAACCATTTGATGGGGACCACCGTGGTGATGATCACCCATGATCTGGACAGCGTGTTTTCCATGGCCCGGCGGGCGGCCATGCTGGACAAAAAAAAGAAGGGTTTCATCGCCCGGGGGGACCCAAAGGAGCTGATGTCCCGGCGCGATCCGCCTGAAGTCGCCCGTTTTTTCAACCGAAAACAGGGGTCCGGGGAGAACTGA
- a CDS encoding conserved exported hypothetical protein (Evidence 4 : Unknown function but conserved in other organisms), with the protein MRKTPAALFGLILAAVLLTGCPAALHGPRTTEYYMPEYDSPSFESRPPAPFTILVKSFGAAPPYRSARIVYSEAPFKRNAYHYHQWRSEPADMAAYFLTRDFRNSGLFSGVFSYDEESAATRFIFGTVEEFYEKDGPDGWTAVFALSVTLSSENVPQSPEETLFQRAYRVERKCRERNPKSLAEAMSAAMSEVSRQVILDVYQRLAAPAGPPGDERERGRADESGR; encoded by the coding sequence ATGAGAAAGACGCCGGCCGCGCTTTTCGGCCTGATTCTGGCGGCGGTTTTACTGACGGGATGCCCGGCGGCCCTTCACGGCCCCAGGACCACGGAATACTACATGCCGGAATACGACTCCCCGTCTTTTGAAAGCCGGCCCCCGGCCCCGTTCACGATTCTGGTCAAATCTTTCGGCGCCGCGCCCCCCTACCGTTCCGCCCGGATTGTTTACAGCGAGGCCCCGTTTAAAAGAAACGCCTACCATTACCATCAGTGGCGCTCCGAGCCCGCCGACATGGCCGCTTATTTCCTGACCCGGGATTTCAGGAATTCCGGTCTTTTCAGCGGGGTCTTCTCCTATGACGAAGAATCCGCGGCCACCCGTTTCATATTCGGAACGGTGGAGGAATTTTATGAGAAAGACGGCCCCGACGGATGGACGGCCGTGTTTGCCTTAAGTGTCACCCTTTCTTCTGAGAATGTCCCGCAATCCCCGGAAGAGACGCTTTTCCAGCGCGCATACCGGGTCGAGCGAAAATGCCGGGAGAGAAATCCCAAATCCCTGGCCGAGGCCATGAGCGCCGCCATGTCCGAGGTGTCCAGACAGGTGATTCTCGACGTTTACCAGCGTCTCGCCGCCCCGGCCGGGCCGCCGGGGGACGAAAGGGAAAGGGGCCGGGCCGATGAAAGCGGACGGTAA
- a CDS encoding conserved hypothetical protein (Evidence 4 : Unknown function but conserved in other organisms) produces the protein MEKDTDQKMNPGPFVDFGPNRKYSRRLDFEVGYLVKSPCRECGRRAFFPGCLEGCDMIDRVQTRLLESISCTR, from the coding sequence ATGGAAAAAGACACCGATCAGAAGATGAATCCCGGGCCGTTTGTGGATTTCGGACCCAACCGGAAATACTCGCGCAGGTTGGATTTCGAGGTGGGCTATCTGGTGAAAAGCCCCTGCCGGGAGTGCGGCCGCCGGGCTTTTTTCCCGGGCTGCCTGGAGGGCTGCGACATGATCGACCGTGTTCAGACCCGGCTTCTGGAATCCATCTCCTGCACCCGGTGA
- a CDS encoding conserved hypothetical protein (Evidence 4 : Unknown function but conserved in other organisms), whose product MSLAKTHFRVGLFLFLGGVLAVSGVIWIGAAHYFDRGRLYECYFDESVQGLGKDSPVKYRGVAIGRVKSIGVAPDGNLIRVVMQIESQLQNGGDDVAAQLKSVGITGIMFIELDRKSPEDPKNCPDFSFPTRHPVIVTRPSGIKKLAEGIDSVIRRFMELDLKGVSESVKESLDVLNQNVKDARIKEISLDIRDSFSRVREILKDEKWDRIMISMEDMASSLAEFSKTSQNAVKSGERLLKNTDAGFASLQRRLVAAARNLEISASNLNSLIEMLKDQPSRVIFSRPPPERRFEKKEDSR is encoded by the coding sequence ATGTCTTTGGCCAAAACCCATTTTCGCGTGGGCCTTTTTCTGTTCCTGGGAGGCGTCCTGGCCGTGTCCGGCGTCATATGGATCGGGGCGGCCCATTACTTTGACCGGGGGCGGCTGTACGAATGCTACTTTGACGAGTCCGTCCAGGGCCTTGGCAAAGACTCGCCGGTGAAATACCGGGGCGTGGCCATCGGCCGGGTCAAGAGCATCGGCGTGGCGCCGGACGGAAATCTCATCCGGGTGGTCATGCAGATCGAGTCTCAGCTTCAAAACGGCGGGGACGATGTGGCGGCCCAGCTCAAATCCGTGGGCATCACCGGGATTATGTTCATTGAGCTGGACCGAAAATCCCCGGAGGACCCCAAAAACTGTCCGGATTTTTCTTTCCCGACCCGGCATCCCGTCATCGTCACCCGACCCTCGGGCATCAAAAAACTGGCCGAGGGGATCGACTCCGTCATCCGCCGTTTTATGGAGCTGGATCTCAAAGGCGTGTCCGAAAGCGTGAAAGAGTCCCTGGATGTGTTGAATCAAAACGTGAAAGACGCCAGGATCAAGGAGATATCCCTGGACATCCGGGATTCGTTTTCCCGGGTCCGGGAGATTTTAAAGGACGAAAAATGGGACCGGATCATGATTTCTATGGAAGACATGGCCTCATCTTTGGCCGAGTTTTCCAAAACCAGCCAAAACGCCGTGAAAAGCGGGGAGCGGCTTTTGAAAAACACGGACGCCGGGTTCGCCTCTCTCCAGCGGCGCCTGGTCGCCGCCGCGCGAAACCTGGAGATATCGGCCTCGAATTTAAACAGCCTGATCGAGATGCTCAAAGACCAGCCCTCCCGGGTGATTTTCAGCCGTCCGCCCCCGGAAAGGCGCTTTGAAAAAAAGGAGGACTCCAGATGA
- a CDS encoding conserved hypothetical protein (Evidence 4 : Unknown function but conserved in other organisms), with product MRRLIEKYRLIPHPEGGHFRETHRSAQTVYSPKAGEERAALTHIYFLLQKGEISRFHRVLHDEIWHFYEGDPIRVFLFDGRGVREETIGPGRDSYFCAAPGGVFQAAESTGDHSLAGCVVAPGFDFKDFSFLADHDDLSARFRSLCPDLERFL from the coding sequence GTGAGACGTCTCATTGAAAAATACCGGCTGATCCCCCACCCCGAGGGCGGCCATTTCCGGGAGACCCACCGGTCCGCGCAAACGGTTTATTCCCCAAAGGCCGGGGAGGAGCGGGCCGCGTTGACCCACATTTATTTTCTGCTGCAAAAAGGTGAGATCAGCCGTTTTCACCGGGTTTTGCATGACGAGATATGGCATTTTTACGAGGGCGATCCCATCCGCGTTTTTCTTTTTGACGGCCGGGGGGTGAGGGAGGAGACCATCGGCCCGGGCCGCGACTCTTATTTTTGCGCCGCGCCCGGAGGGGTGTTCCAGGCGGCGGAATCCACCGGGGACCACAGCCTGGCCGGCTGCGTGGTGGCCCCGGGTTTTGATTTCAAAGACTTTTCCTTTCTGGCCGACCATGATGACCTGTCGGCCCGATTCCGGTCCCTTTGCCCCGATCTTGAGAGATTTTTATAA
- a CDS encoding conserved membrane hypothetical protein (Evidence 4 : Unknown function but conserved in other organisms) — protein sequence MESTGITPSGMIQSGRFQSCAYEIEEGEAGAFALRLKGSVGVENAGAAIRALGPEVKALAKKPRARSLDLDISGLDRMDDFGALALSRIREMAGLAKTGGDIPGASVFSEMIDSFDRAEENQKTRRAAAPKSPGALEGMGASFLNSLSEGKRMVSFLGETALAFLYALRHPGSFRFRDMALCMEETGVKALPVIALSSFLLGLIMAFMSSLQLRQFGADLHVASLVALAMVSELGPVMTAILVAGRTGSAFAAEIGAMKISEEIDALFSMGFNPVLFLALPRIMASVIVVPILTLFANLFAILGGLLIGVVMLNLTPGSYMAQTVEVLDIFEFAWGALKSVVFALAVSWVGCLRGFQTQGSAGAVGAAATSAVVTCVFLVIFFDSVFALIRYYCF from the coding sequence ATGGAATCCACTGGCATCACACCATCCGGAATGATCCAATCCGGCCGTTTTCAGTCATGCGCCTACGAGATTGAAGAGGGGGAGGCGGGCGCCTTTGCTCTTCGCCTCAAAGGAAGCGTGGGCGTGGAAAACGCCGGGGCCGCGATCAGGGCCCTGGGTCCGGAAGTGAAGGCTTTGGCCAAAAAGCCGCGGGCGCGCTCGCTGGACCTGGATATTTCAGGGCTTGACCGCATGGATGATTTCGGGGCGCTGGCGCTGTCCCGAATCCGGGAGATGGCGGGATTGGCCAAAACCGGGGGAGACATCCCCGGGGCCAGCGTGTTTTCGGAGATGATCGACTCCTTTGACCGGGCCGAAGAAAATCAAAAGACGCGCCGGGCCGCCGCCCCAAAATCCCCGGGGGCGCTGGAGGGCATGGGCGCCTCGTTTTTAAACTCCCTGTCTGAGGGAAAGCGCATGGTGTCGTTTCTGGGCGAGACGGCCCTGGCCTTTCTTTACGCCCTGCGCCACCCCGGCTCCTTCCGTTTTCGGGACATGGCGCTGTGCATGGAGGAAACCGGGGTGAAGGCGCTTCCGGTGATCGCTTTGAGCAGTTTTCTTCTGGGGCTCATCATGGCGTTCATGTCCTCCCTTCAGCTTCGGCAGTTCGGGGCCGACCTGCACGTGGCCTCCCTGGTGGCCCTGGCCATGGTGTCCGAGCTGGGCCCGGTCATGACCGCCATTCTGGTGGCGGGCAGAACCGGTTCCGCATTCGCCGCCGAAATAGGGGCCATGAAGATATCCGAGGAGATCGACGCGCTTTTCTCCATGGGGTTCAACCCGGTTTTGTTTCTGGCCCTTCCCCGGATCATGGCCTCCGTGATCGTGGTCCCCATTCTGACCCTGTTCGCCAATCTGTTCGCGATTCTGGGCGGCCTTTTGATCGGCGTGGTCATGCTCAACCTGACCCCGGGGTCCTATATGGCGCAGACCGTTGAGGTCCTGGATATATTCGAGTTTGCGTGGGGCGCTTTAAAAAGCGTGGTGTTCGCCCTGGCCGTTTCCTGGGTGGGGTGCCTGCGGGGATTTCAGACCCAGGGCTCCGCCGGGGCCGTGGGCGCGGCCGCCACATCGGCCGTGGTGACGTGCGTTTTTCTGGTTATTTTTTTTGACTCGGTGTTCGCCCTTATTCGGTATTATTGTTTTTGA
- a CDS encoding CoA-binding protein, with protein sequence MEEDEMKNDMTAGDGSVSVLDEHESKALLRGFGVPVVPERVARDEKGAVLAAEKTGFPVTLKGLGKAFSHKTESGLVRLNLNSAGDVRRAAASVKEKGGADLDILVQPHVSGKREFMAGVSRDSQFGHVIMFGLGGVFAEALSDVSLRVAPLTKNDISEMMDEISAADLLGPWRGEKAVSRDQMARVLSGLSDLCRARPDLFEADINPLIADSEGDIVAVDALVTFREKDGEEEPSPPVDPRHIGALFYPRSIAFIGASSELGKWGNTLLTYTLGGGFKGDVYPVNPKGGTICGQKAYPSVLDIPAKVDLAVVTIPADKVLALLPDLKKKGITNMLLISSGFSEIGPEGREMEKRFVAEARRQGVVMLGPNTMGICNPHIDLYCAGSPVMPPAGSTAMVAQSGNMGVQLLGFAENQGIGIRAFSGSGNEAMITIEDYLDGFEIDEMTRVVMLYVESVKNGARFFESARRVGKKKPVILLKGGRTSEGNRAAASHTGALASDIRVFNAACRQAGVIQADYSMDLLDLTAAFSSLPLPKGNRVGIMTLGGGWGVVTADLCVENGIDIPDLPEEIIGRLDRILPPYWSRANPIDIVGERDPSIPLAVMEELMKWDGCDAVINLGIVGRKTLTRRLFEFVRKTDPDHSEEFLSSAYRMMTDFEKDYMAHIAHLMKTHQKPVYGVSIIKEEKDRTVYSVDGCRHKGVFFPTPERAVKAFGKMWEYQRFLSKNA encoded by the coding sequence ATGGAAGAAGATGAGATGAAAAATGATATGACCGCTGGAGACGGGAGCGTCTCCGTCCTTGACGAGCATGAATCCAAGGCCCTTTTGCGCGGGTTCGGGGTTCCGGTTGTGCCGGAGCGTGTGGCCCGGGATGAAAAGGGGGCTGTTTTGGCGGCGGAAAAAACAGGATTTCCCGTCACGCTCAAAGGGCTGGGCAAAGCCTTTTCACACAAAACCGAGTCGGGGCTGGTCCGGCTGAATCTCAACTCCGCCGGGGATGTCCGCCGGGCCGCGGCGTCCGTGAAAGAGAAAGGCGGCGCCGACCTGGACATTCTGGTTCAGCCCCATGTGTCGGGAAAAAGGGAGTTTATGGCCGGCGTTTCCAGGGACAGCCAGTTCGGCCATGTGATCATGTTCGGCCTGGGCGGGGTGTTCGCCGAGGCCCTTTCAGACGTTTCCCTTCGCGTGGCACCGCTCACAAAGAACGATATTTCCGAAATGATGGATGAGATCAGCGCCGCCGATCTCCTGGGGCCGTGGCGGGGGGAAAAGGCCGTGTCCAGGGATCAGATGGCCCGGGTCCTGTCGGGCCTTTCCGATCTCTGCCGGGCCCGGCCCGATCTTTTTGAGGCCGACATCAATCCCCTCATCGCCGACTCCGAAGGCGACATTGTGGCGGTGGACGCCCTTGTGACCTTCAGGGAGAAAGACGGGGAGGAAGAGCCGTCGCCCCCGGTGGATCCCCGGCACATCGGGGCGCTTTTTTACCCCCGCTCCATCGCCTTTATCGGGGCCTCGTCCGAGCTGGGGAAATGGGGAAACACCCTTTTGACCTACACCCTGGGCGGCGGATTCAAAGGAGACGTGTATCCCGTCAATCCAAAGGGGGGGACGATCTGCGGCCAGAAAGCCTATCCGTCGGTTCTGGACATCCCCGCCAAGGTGGACCTGGCCGTGGTCACCATACCGGCCGACAAGGTCCTGGCCCTGCTTCCGGATCTGAAGAAAAAAGGGATCACAAACATGCTTTTGATTTCATCGGGGTTTTCGGAAATCGGCCCCGAAGGCCGGGAGATGGAAAAGCGTTTTGTCGCCGAGGCCCGGAGACAGGGCGTGGTCATGCTGGGACCCAACACCATGGGCATCTGCAACCCCCACATTGATCTGTACTGCGCCGGCTCCCCGGTCATGCCGCCGGCCGGCTCCACCGCCATGGTGGCCCAGTCCGGCAACATGGGCGTGCAGCTTTTGGGATTCGCCGAAAACCAGGGCATCGGGATTCGGGCCTTTTCCGGCTCCGGAAACGAGGCCATGATCACCATCGAAGACTACCTGGACGGATTTGAGATCGACGAGATGACCCGGGTGGTGATGCTTTACGTGGAAAGCGTTAAAAACGGCGCCCGGTTCTTTGAAAGCGCCCGCCGGGTGGGGAAAAAAAAGCCGGTGATTCTGCTCAAGGGCGGCAGGACCTCGGAAGGAAATCGTGCCGCGGCCAGCCACACCGGGGCGCTGGCCTCGGATATCCGGGTGTTCAACGCGGCGTGCCGCCAGGCCGGGGTGATCCAGGCCGATTATTCCATGGACCTTCTGGATCTCACGGCGGCTTTTTCCTCCCTGCCCCTGCCCAAAGGCAACCGGGTGGGGATCATGACCCTGGGAGGGGGATGGGGGGTGGTGACCGCCGATCTCTGCGTGGAAAACGGCATTGATATCCCCGATCTTCCTGAAGAGATCATCGGGCGCCTGGACCGGATTCTTCCCCCTTACTGGAGCCGGGCCAATCCCATCGATATCGTGGGGGAGCGGGACCCGTCCATCCCCCTGGCCGTCATGGAGGAGCTGATGAAGTGGGACGGCTGCGACGCGGTGATCAACCTGGGCATTGTGGGGCGCAAAACCCTCACCCGCCGCCTTTTTGAATTCGTCCGGAAAACCGACCCTGATCATTCTGAGGAATTTCTTTCCTCAGCCTATCGGATGATGACCGATTTTGAAAAAGACTACATGGCCCACATCGCCCATTTGATGAAGACGCACCAGAAACCGGTGTACGGGGTCAGCATCATCAAGGAGGAAAAGGACCGGACCGTTTACAGCGTGGACGGGTGCCGGCATAAAGGCGTCTTTTTCCCCACCCCGGAGCGGGCCGTGAAGGCTTTCGGCAAGATGTGGGAGTATCAGCGTTTTCTGTCCAAAAACGCGTGA